The sequence below is a genomic window from Micromonospora aurantiaca ATCC 27029.
CTGGTGATGGCCAAGCCACCGGCCACCTACCGCTACCCGGCCGACCGCTACCTGAACTACCCCGGCGAGCACCGGCTCGACGTGCAGATCGCGCGGGCCGAGCGGGTGCTCGGCTGGTACACCCACCTGATCGTGGACGCGTTCCGTCCGGTGCTCGGCCGGGCCAACGGCGACGACATCGCCGCGGACCTGCCCGCGTTGCGCCGGGCCCGGCTCAAGGTCGCGCTGCTGGCGCACGGCAGCGAGATCCGCCATCCGGGCGCGCACCTGGAGCGGCACGCCGAGTCCGCGTTCCGGGACGCCCCGGAGGACCTGATCGGGCAGCTCACCACAGTCGCCGAGCGGAACCGGCGCACCGCCGAGGAGAGCGGCCTGCCGTTCTTCGTGACCACCCCCGACCTGCTGGACGACGTGCCGTCCGCCACGTGGGCGCCGCTGATCGTCGACGTGGACGCCTGGGCCTGCGACCGCCCGGTGCTGGAACGCGCCCGGCCGGTGGTGCTGCACGCGCCGTCGAAGCGGTGGACCAAGGGCACCGACCGGCTCCTGCCCCGGTTGCAGGAGCTGCACGATCGACGGATCATCGAACTGCGCCTGGTGGAAGGGCTGCCGCACCACGAGATGCGGCGCCAGGTGCAGGAGTGCGACATCGTGGTCGACCAGCTGGTGATGGGCAGCTACGGCACCTTCTCCTGCGAGGGGATGGCCGCCGGCCGGGTCGTGGTGGCGTACCTCAGCGAGGGGCCGCACCGGGCCGCCGGGATCCAGCCGCCGATCGCCAACGCCACCCCCGGCACCCTCGTCAAGACCATCGAGTCGCTGCTCGACGACCGGCCCGCCGCGGTCGCCCTGGCCGCGGAGGGCACCCGTTACGTCCGTGACCACCACGACGGGCGGCGCACCGCCGAGGTCTTCGACGCCTTCCTCCGGTGACCCGCCCGACCACCACCCACGCCCGCACCGTCAACGAGGAGAAGCACCCGATGCAAGCTGGCGCTAACAGCGATGCCCGACCGACCCGGGGCCGGGTGGTGATGCTGGTCGACAACGGCGTCCACGGCGACTCCCGGGTACAGAAGGCAGCGCGCTCGGCCGCCGACGCCGGCTGGGAGGTCTTCCTCCTCGGCATCCGCAACGCCCGCTCCGACGTGGACACCTGGCGCATCGGCGGCGCCGAGGTGCGGCTGCTGCGGGTGCCCAAGCCGCTGCACCGGCTGCCCCGGGAGTACAGCCGGTCGCTGCGCCGGCCGCTGGCGTACGCGTCCACCACCAAGGCCGCGTACCGGGTCCAGGAGATCAAGGCATGGCAGGCCGATCTGTACGAGCGCCGCGTCCGCGCCCAGGCGCTGGGCGGCGGGCTTCCGGCCGCCGTGGGACGGGCGGCCCAGCTGCCGACCCGCGCCGCCGCCACCGCGCTCGCCCGCTGGGTGCGCTTCCGCAGCGGCGAGACCCGTCGGCTGCGCAAGGCGCAGACCGATCCGGAGGCGCTGTTCAGCCGCCTGCCCGTGCGGTTCTGGCAGGGGCTGCTGGGCGACCGCGCCTGGCGCCGGCTGGACCCGGGCCTGTGGGACTTCGAACTGGCCTTCCGCAAGACGCTCGACGAACTCAAGCCGGACATCATCCACGCCAACGACTTCCGGATGCTCGGCATCGGCGCGCGGGCGACGCTGCGGGCCCGGGCCGCCGGCCGGCGGACCAAGCTGGTCTGGGACGCCCACGAGTTCGTCGGCGGCATCACCGGCCGGGCCGACAACCCGCGCTGGCTGCCGGCCCAGATCGCCTACACGGCTGAGTACGCCGCCTATCCGGACGCGGTGGTGACCGTCTCCGACACGCTCGCCGACCTGCTCCAGGAGACCCACAACCTGCCCGACCGGCCGGCCGTGGTGCTCAACGCGCCGATGGCGCCGCCTGCCGAGGCCGACGGCGACGTGCCGGACCTGCGGGCGCTGTGCGGCGTGGACAGCCGTACGCCGGTACTCGTCTACTCCGGCGCGGTGAACCCGAGCCGGGGCTGCCAGATCATGGTGGAGGCGCTGCCGGAGCTGCCCGACGTGCACGTCGCGTTCGTGACCATGAACCCGAACGGCGACAACCAGTTCTCCGAGGCGCTGCGGGAGCGGGCCGCCGAACTCGGCGTCGCGGACCGTGTGCACCTGCTGCCGTACGTGGCGCACTGGCAGGTGGTGCCGTTCCTGTCCGGCGCGGACGCCGGGGTCATCCCGATCCACCACAAGCCCAACCACGAGCTGGCGCTGATCACGAAGTTCCTGGAGTACTCGCACGCTCGGCTGCCGATCGTGGTCAGCGACGTGAAGACCATGGCGCAGACCGCGCGGGCGACCGGGCAGGGTGAGGTGTTCACCGCCGAGGACCGGGCCGACTACGTCCGGGCCGTCCGGGCCGTGCTCGCCGACCCGGAGCGCTACCGGGCCGCCTACGACAAGCCCGGCCTGCTGGAGGGCTGGACCTGGGAGGCCCAGGCCCGGATCCTCGACGAGGTGTACGGCTCGCTGCTGGGCACGCCCGCCGCGAGCGGGGCGCGTCCTCCGGCGTCCCGGCGTCCCGGCGACGAGCGGGAGTACGCGGCCACCTCGCGCTGACCCCCGGCACAGAACGATTCGGCCGGCTCCCCGTGACGGGGAGCCGGCCGATCACGTGTACGCCGGTCAGCCGGACGTGGCCGGCGGCTCCAGCAGCAGCCGGTCGAAGTCCTTCTGCGTCACCGACCAGTCCCAGGTGCTCAGCACGTGCGACGCCGCGGCCCGGCCCGCCTCACGCCAGGTCTCCTCGGTGGCGGTGAGGGCCAGGATCCGCTCGGCGGCCTCCTGCGGCGTACCCACCACCCAGTCGCTCGGGAACAGGCTCCGGGCGCTGTGCGGGCGGCCGGCGAAGAACGGCCAGTCGCGCACCACGGGCACCGCGCCGCTGGCCGCGCCCTCGACGAGCGCACAGTGGAAGCTCTCCCGCAGCGAGGTGCTGAGGATGACCCCGACGTCGGTGAGCGCACCGGGGACGTCCTCGGTACGGCCGGTCCGCACCACCGCGCCGGACGGCTCCAGCTCGGCCAGCTCGGCGTCGAGTTCCCGGACGTAGGCCGTGATCGCCGGGCTGAGCTCCGGGTTGAGGTCGTCGCCGACCAGCTTGAGACGGTACCGCTCGTCGTGCCGGCGCAGCTCCCGCAGCACCGCCAGGGCCCAGCGCGGGTCCTTCGCCAGGGAACTCAACCCGACCAGCCCGAGCGTGAACCGGCTGTCGGCGGAGACCTTCGGCGCCACGTACCGGTGCAGGTCCATCGCGTTGCTGATCATGTGGGTTCGCGGGCCCTGCGGCGCGCGCAGCCGCGGCACCGCGGCCAGCGCCAGGTCGCGCAGGTGCTCGGAGACGAAGACCACGTCGTCCACACGCGACCAGTCGGTCAGGTGCGGCCACCAGCTGAACGCCTCGAAGCTGTGCAGGCGGACGATCACCCGCGTGGTGCCCGGGTCGATCATCGTCAGCATCGCGGCGCCGAGGTTGCACCAGTCCACGAAGACCGTGTCCGCCCACTCCAGGTGGGGGCCCCACGCCTCCTGGACCTCCCCGGCCCGCTTGGAGGCGCCGGCGAGCATGTGGAGCGTCACGTTGGTGCGGCCGTTGCTGAGCACCGGGAGGATCGACTCCTCCATCAGGTTCAGCCGGCGGACCTCCACCCCGGGCATCGCCTCGTAGCGCTCCAGGATCGGCCCGAGGAAGTTGTCGTTCAGCCCGGTGAAGAAGAGCATCCGGTGCGGCCGGCCGGCGGGCGGGAACGCCGCCG
It includes:
- a CDS encoding glycosyltransferase, which produces MIEVLMVMGTVPGRVAVLTDALQQFRDRGVTVRVATTFDPVEKIPAATELAEVHLLPTATELGPRFGRAVKRAAPARRPWLRAQRDPWVRRHAKRADVLVALDAQALHTVWQLAQRYRRADAVYGIAPALRAVEKRSADPARYRRPRLNTVGPAPTVLASATRNQTVDLAKRVFEMSTGKRAMKLSPVRWFWQGAVTAPGLPERHRGKIARRVTGNMLKTGHGASAKRLALAAQGRLKSPATKGQLLGPIVDAELSQGKVPEHLMTVVRGQLKLADGFLKKRNPGKAAPHVLRAFNLMFHRIVQFDGTTSPLAEDPEKFLAPLHNSEAGRAMATPRGRQSPAAFPPAGRPHRMLFFTGLNDNFLGPILERYEAMPGVEVRRLNLMEESILPVLSNGRTNVTLHMLAGASKRAGEVQEAWGPHLEWADTVFVDWCNLGAAMLTMIDPGTTRVIVRLHSFEAFSWWPHLTDWSRVDDVVFVSEHLRDLALAAVPRLRAPQGPRTHMISNAMDLHRYVAPKVSADSRFTLGLVGLSSLAKDPRWALAVLRELRRHDERYRLKLVGDDLNPELSPAITAYVRELDAELAELEPSGAVVRTGRTEDVPGALTDVGVILSTSLRESFHCALVEGAASGAVPVVRDWPFFAGRPHSARSLFPSDWVVGTPQEAAERILALTATEETWREAGRAAASHVLSTWDWSVTQKDFDRLLLEPPATSG
- a CDS encoding glycosyltransferase family 4 protein, with product MQAGANSDARPTRGRVVMLVDNGVHGDSRVQKAARSAADAGWEVFLLGIRNARSDVDTWRIGGAEVRLLRVPKPLHRLPREYSRSLRRPLAYASTTKAAYRVQEIKAWQADLYERRVRAQALGGGLPAAVGRAAQLPTRAAATALARWVRFRSGETRRLRKAQTDPEALFSRLPVRFWQGLLGDRAWRRLDPGLWDFELAFRKTLDELKPDIIHANDFRMLGIGARATLRARAAGRRTKLVWDAHEFVGGITGRADNPRWLPAQIAYTAEYAAYPDAVVTVSDTLADLLQETHNLPDRPAVVLNAPMAPPAEADGDVPDLRALCGVDSRTPVLVYSGAVNPSRGCQIMVEALPELPDVHVAFVTMNPNGDNQFSEALRERAAELGVADRVHLLPYVAHWQVVPFLSGADAGVIPIHHKPNHELALITKFLEYSHARLPIVVSDVKTMAQTARATGQGEVFTAEDRADYVRAVRAVLADPERYRAAYDKPGLLEGWTWEAQARILDEVYGSLLGTPAASGARPPASRRPGDEREYAATSR
- a CDS encoding glycosyl transferase family 1; its protein translation is MSPAPVRRTVSAVRRRIPRRWRIALRRAAAGARPWQTPSVRELCELPAGTPLLVHAGGITGDRALDGVLRALVRLPEFHLALVCDEAERASAQDLTRRAGKACRRVHVVPRPRTVTAAFLAPADVAVFGFDPDAGLDLLDTFLASGLRVVAADSRVTREHLARHGGGEFFAPGSLPSFTKAVERARQRGGDEASPAQEPPVAPIEAGTPGPWRPLGAGPIRLGLGTANYAGQLSALAVAITTARADVGVELVMAKPPATYRYPADRYLNYPGEHRLDVQIARAERVLGWYTHLIVDAFRPVLGRANGDDIAADLPALRRARLKVALLAHGSEIRHPGAHLERHAESAFRDAPEDLIGQLTTVAERNRRTAEESGLPFFVTTPDLLDDVPSATWAPLIVDVDAWACDRPVLERARPVVLHAPSKRWTKGTDRLLPRLQELHDRRIIELRLVEGLPHHEMRRQVQECDIVVDQLVMGSYGTFSCEGMAAGRVVVAYLSEGPHRAAGIQPPIANATPGTLVKTIESLLDDRPAAVALAAEGTRYVRDHHDGRRTAEVFDAFLR